In the Sarcophilus harrisii chromosome 1, mSarHar1.11, whole genome shotgun sequence genome, one interval contains:
- the MRPL34 gene encoding 39S ribosomal protein L34, mitochondrial — translation MNEETGTQKSSALLVVRGRTPSPTLLCCPLSLLTETPFLLSRPFLPWLPQLRTISLLTRISTDPCGSFHVAQPRSLAPWGYQQVRSKARGNEYQPSNMKRKRKHGWIRRLSTPGGIKVILRRMLKDRKSLSH, via the coding sequence ATGAATGAGGAAACAGGTACACAGAAGTCTAGTGCCTTGCTTGTGGTCAGAGGCAGGACTCCTAGCCCCACACTGCTGTGCTGCCCCCTCTCCTTGCTCACAGAaacccccttccttctctctagaCCATTCCTACCGTGGCTGCCCCAGCTCAGGACTATCAGCCTCCTCACTCGAATCTCTACTGATCCCTGTGGCAGCTTCCATGTGGCCCAGCCTAGGTCCCTGGCACCTTGGGGCTATCAGCAGGTGCGCTCTAAGGCCCGAGGCAACGAATACCAGCCCAGCAACATGAAGCGGAAGCGGAAACATGGATGGATTCGGAGACTCAGCACTCCCGGTGGAATTAAGGTGATCTTGCGGCGCATGCTGAAGGATCGGAAGTCCTTGAGCCACTGA